The segment CTTTGGAACGGTAGGCTTTGGAAACTGAGATCGTTTGAGCCAGGTTGCCGCGTTCATCAACTTGGAAAGTTTCTGTCAAGATTGCCTGCTTCTGGTCTGTCGTGAAGGGGGCGTTTGGCGTTAAAACAGTCCACAAGGCGTAGACTTTACCGGGTGGCAATGGAGGTAGGTTCTGGACTGTGATGGTGGCTTGTAGAGTATTGGGATTAACGACTACCGTCGCGGCAGCCTGACTATCTCTCTTCGTGGCATCTAGAACATAAGTCAGTGCCGCATAACGTTGCGTTTCCGCTTGGCTTGTTTGTAACGCTTGCGATAAACGGTAGTTATTGATTCCTAAGGCAACAATCAGGACTGCTGCCGCAACCTCCAAACCATTGCGCCACGACAGTATTCTGCGAGGTCTAGAAGTAGGTTGTCCACCCATTTCAGCACCCGCAACCTGAGCCTTTTCTAGAATCACTGAGCGCAAATGACCTGGAGGCGTTACCTCCGGTGGAGCGTAGGA is part of the Trichocoleus sp. FACHB-46 genome and harbors:
- a CDS encoding anti-sigma factor domain-containing protein — protein: MSMPSEELQLLIAGYVLGDLNPEEAAEFERLLRQDPAIAQEVAQMQNALEASYAPPEVTPPGHLRSVILEKAQVAGAEMGGQPTSRPRRILSWRNGLEVAAAVLIVALGINNYRLSQALQTSQAETQRYAALTYVLDATKRDSQAAATVVVNPNTLQATITVQNLPPLPPGKVYALWTVLTPNAPFTTDQKQAILTETFQVDERGNLAQTISVSKAYRSKELVMKIAVTVEDGNAPQKHTGAPIMITGL